The genomic region ATTGGCCCGCGGCGGCCTCTACGCGGAGATGTGGGCGCGACAGGCCAGGGAGCGCGAGGAGGCGCTGGCGGCGGAGTGATCCCGCGTCACCCGAGCAGATCCCGATATTCGTCGTGCCGCTCGATATAGGCGCGCACGAACGAGCATTGCGGCACCACCTTCAGCCCCTGATCTCGCGCGCTGTCGAGCGCGGCGCGGATCAGCCTCGATCCGATCCCCCGCCCCTCCAGCGCCTTGGGCACCAGCGTGTGCGTGAACACGATCCAGTCGCCCTCGATCTGATAGGCGGCGAGGGCGCGGTGGCCGTCCACGTCCAGCTCGAACTCCTGCTCGGCCCTGTTGTCGCGCACGATTTCCATCGAAAATCCTTTCATGTCCGCCAGGCGGCGCCAGCCCGCTCCCCCGTCCCGCCCCCCAACAGCAGTATCTTGTGGGAGGCGGGGCGGGGGAGCGGGCTGGCGCCGCGACCTTTTCCATCGCTATAGCGCACCGATCATGCTTGCCGACCCGGTTTCCACCCTCCAGCGCATCTTCGGCTTCCCCGACTTTCGCGGCGTCCAGCGCGACGTGGTGGGCCGCGTGCTGGCGGGCGAGAACACGCTGGCGGTGATGCCGACCGGCGCGGGCAAGTCGCTGTGCTACCAGCTTCCGGCGGTGATGCTGGAGGGGACATGCGTCGTCGTCTCCCCGCTGATCGCGCTGATGCACGACCAGCTTCGCGCGGCCGAGGCGGTGGGCATCCGCGCCGCGACGCTGACCAGCGTGGACGAGAATCGCGCCGAGACGCGCGGGCGCTTCCTCGATGGCGGGCTGGACCTGCTCTATGTCGCGCCGGAACGCGCCTCGACCGCCGATTTCCGCGATCTGCTCCAGC from Sphingomonas sp. CL5.1 harbors:
- a CDS encoding GNAT family N-acetyltransferase — translated: MEIVRDNRAEQEFELDVDGHRALAAYQIEGDWIVFTHTLVPKALEGRGIGSRLIRAALDSARDQGLKVVPQCSFVRAYIERHDEYRDLLG